In Zingiber officinale cultivar Zhangliang chromosome 8B, Zo_v1.1, whole genome shotgun sequence, a single genomic region encodes these proteins:
- the LOC122015818 gene encoding uncharacterized protein LOC122015818: protein MGCSSSCQLDGPPPGCVRVVHATGHVVDLPAPVTAGELTGRPPTHVLVLAARIAAFGSERLRLGDRLTAGGVYFLIPHELLRAESSVVDLATHMGRLLATAKRAGPVAVPTAAQKVRPRARAWKPELDAIEEITSY, encoded by the coding sequence ATGGGCTGCTCCAGCTCGTGCCAGCTAGACGGGCCGCCGCCGGGCTGCGTGCGGGTGGTCCACGCCACTGGCCACGTGGTGGACTTGCCGGCGCCGGTAACGGCGGGCGAACTCACCGGGCGTCCCCCCACGCACGTGCTCGTCCTCGCCGCTCGCATCGCCGCGTTCGGCTCGGAGCGCCTCCGCCTCGGAGACCGCCTGACGGCTGGCGGCGTCTACTTCCTCATCCCCCACGAGCTCCTCCGCGCCGAGTCGTCAGTCGTCGACCTCGCCACCCACATGGGCCGCCTCCTCGCCACTGCCAAGCGGGCCGGACCGGTCGCGGTGCCTACCGCGGCCCAGAAGGTTCGGCCCCGGGCCCGGGCGTGGAAACCGGAGCTGGATGCGATCGAGGAGATCACGAGCTACTGA
- the LOC122013390 gene encoding flowering-promoting factor 1-like protein 3: MSGVWVFKKGVMSLEIPGGGSSGSSGGAGGHGGGAGGEGSLRRKVLIHLASGEVVSSMEILERRLAEQGWERYFTSPELVQFHKPATVHLISVPGDFGRFTSVHMYDVVVKCRNVFEVRDA, from the coding sequence ATGTCCGGAGTTTGGGTATTCAAGAAGGGCGTGATGAGCCTGGAAATCCCCGGCGGAGGCAGCAGCGGTAGCAGTGGTGGTGCCGGAGGCCACGGAGGAGGAGCAGGAGGGGAGGGGAGTCTCCGGAGAAAGGTGTTGATTCACTTGGCGAGCGGGGAAGTGGTGTCGTCGATGGAGATACTGGAGCGCCGGTTAGCGGAGCAAGGGTGGGAGAGGTACTTCACCTCGCCGGAGTTAGTGCAGTTCCACAAGCCGGCGACGGTGCACTTGATTTCGGTGCCGGGGGATTTTGGCCGCTTCACTTCGGTGCACATGTACGACGTTGTGGTCAAGTGCAGGAACGTGTTCGAGGTGCGCGACGCATGA
- the LOC122013530 gene encoding uncharacterized protein LOC122013530, translating into MALQQPSFSNAALPSNPVPPLPSAAVDSSAAADESSNKKRRPPPGPAEVLAHYELQGLSPREASLRAVGELQELLYKYAAKKNRFATDYPRKLDSFNTRLAVLEMKLDAKPGFPESLAIGVAASAFASSVPHVLSGLRSIWDSVRSASAGSPPPS; encoded by the coding sequence ATGGCGCTGCAACAACCATCCTTCTCCAACGCCGCCCTCCCCTCAAACCCAGTCCCTCCGCTTCCTTCCGCCGCCGTCGATTCCTCCGCAGCCGCCGACGAATCCTCCAATAAGAAGCGCCGCCCACCCCCGGGCCCCGCGGAAGTGCTCGCCCACTACGAGTTGCAGGGCCTCAGCCCCCGCGAGGCCTCCCTCCGGGCTGTCGGCGAGCTCCAGGAACTCCTCTACAAGTACGCGGCGAAGAAGAACCGATTCGCGACCGATTACCCCCGCAAGCTCGACAGCTTCAACACCCGCCTCGCCGTCCTCGAAATGAAGCTCGACGCCAAGCCTGGATTTCCTGAATCCTTGGCCATTGGGGTCGCCGCCAGTGCGTTCGCCTCGTCCGTCCCCCACGTACTCAGCGGCCTCCGTAGCATCTGGGACTCGGTTCGCTCCGCCTCTGCAGGCTCCCCTCCCCCTTCTTAG
- the LOC122013531 gene encoding uncharacterized protein LOC122013531 → MKAAHRLLQGSSSSSEGETSEEEAVAEMEHRPPSWLDDSLPVGNGGNACKKRLLSKQLSMRETRMEAKWERRRRQILKRRKSSEAAAGETEAAPAEEPRPTRCLTDEDMDELRGSIDLGFGFREEDGGHDLCGTLPALNLYFAVNRQLSDPKLAGSGSPTVGSASSRPGGLPSPRSPAKEQGAPPDSWKICDPGDNPEHVKTRLRHWAQAVAFSLRLSC, encoded by the exons ATGAAGGCGGCGCATCGGCTGCTTCAGGGGTCGTCGTCTTCTTCGGAGGGGGAGACGTCAGAAGAGGAGGCGGTAGCGGAGATGGAGCACAGGCCGCCGTCGTGGTTGGATGACAGCTTGCCCGTCGGGAACGGAGGCAATGCGTGCAAAAAGAGGTTGCTTTCGAAGCAACTGTCCATGAGGGAGACGAGGATGGAGGCGAAGTGGGAAAGGCGGCGGAGGCAGATTCTGAAGAGACGGAAAAGCTCCGAAGCGGCGGCGGGGGAGACGGAAGCCGCGCCGGCGGAGGAACCGCGGCCGACGAGGTGTTTGACCGACGAGGACATGGACGAGCTGCGGGGGTCGATCGACCTCGGCTTCGGGTTCAGAGAGGAGGACGGCGGACACGACCTCTGTGGAACGCTGCCGGCGCTCAACCTCTACTTCGCCGTGAACCGGCAGCTGTCGGACCCGAAGCTGGCTGGCTCCGGATCGCCGACGGTGGGTTCGGCCTCCTCGAGGCCGGGAGGCCTTCCGAGTCCCCGGAGCCCTGCCAAAGAACAGGGGGCGCCGCCAGACAGTTGGAAGATTTGCGATCCCG GGGATAATCCAGAACATGTTAAAACAAGGCTGAGGCATTGGGCACAAGCAGTGGCGTTCTCTCTTAGACTGAGTTGCTGA